One genomic region from Solwaraspora sp. WMMD792 encodes:
- a CDS encoding helix-turn-helix domain-containing protein: MEPRFLQLSDVAAELNVSDSQVYHMVRSGELPAIKIGGRGQWRVERAQLEEYIQRKYAETAEWVQSNPLIEREPE; the protein is encoded by the coding sequence GTGGAGCCGAGGTTCCTGCAGTTGTCCGACGTCGCCGCCGAACTCAACGTATCCGACTCGCAGGTCTATCACATGGTTCGCAGTGGCGAGTTGCCCGCGATCAAGATCGGCGGACGCGGACAGTGGCGGGTGGAACGCGCCCAGCTGGAGGAGTACATCCAGCGCAAGTACGCCGAGACGGCGGAGTGGGTGCAGAGCAACCCGCTGATCGAGCGCGAGCCGGAGTAG